A part of Corvus cornix cornix isolate S_Up_H32 chromosome Z, ASM73873v5, whole genome shotgun sequence genomic DNA contains:
- the TMEM215 gene encoding transmembrane protein 215 encodes MARTLRPDDINPRTGLVVALVSVFLVFGFMFTVSGIKGETLGDIPLLAIGPAICLPGIAAIALTRKTDGCTKCPENMRPCCKEVKDRDVMELLRTPSDLESGKGSCDELARKAYRKDRRGLRGEDTVFICTTSTTAAATAECKSLTKKVEQEEMLKYLESCYPEMPENVFVGDGSTYSALEKKSSSPSRDSTPCPDIEDNIFVAPKDSIIVCSYKDSSPYDRYCCYINPTGVNSDQETIV; translated from the coding sequence ATGGCGCGGACCCTGAGACCCGATGACATCAACCCCCGGACGGGGCTGGTGGTGGCTCTGGTCAGCGTCTTTCTGGTGTTCGGCTTCATGTTCACCGTGTCTGGCATCAAGGGAGAGACCCTGGGAGATATCCCGCTGCTGGCCATCGGGCCGGCCATCTGCCTGCCGGGTATCGCCGCCATTGCCCTCACCAGAAAGACCGACGGCTGCACCAAATGTCCCGAGAACATGCGTCCGTGCTGTAAGGAAGTCAAGGACCGGGATGTCATGGAGCTGCTAAGAACCCCCTCGGACCTGGAGTCTGGCAAGGGAAGCTGTGACGAGCTGGCCAGGAAAGCTTACCGCAAGGACAGGAGAGGGCTGAGGGGAGAGGACACCGTGTTCATCtgcaccaccagcaccaccGCCGCTGCCACGGCAGAGTGCAAGAGCCTCACCAAAAaggtggagcaggaggagatgctGAAATACCTGGAGAGCTGTTACCCAGAGATGCCAGAGAATGTGTTCGTGGGAGATGGCTCCACATACAGTGCCTTGGAGAAGAAGAGCTCTtctcccagcagggacagcactCCTTGCCCTGACATTGAAGACAACATTTTTGTGGCTCCTAAAGACAGTATCATTGTCTGCTCTTACAAGGATAGCAGCCCTTATGACAGGTACTGTTGTTACATAAACCCCACTGGAGTCAACTCAGACCAGGAGACCATTGTGTGA